In Acidobacteriota bacterium, a genomic segment contains:
- a CDS encoding SpoIIE family protein phosphatase, with protein sequence MSRVALRQVIGRQQEARALVETLAAALGTPIAIEDSDGRLLQGEAPNGGASRFPVSLDGTGLGWVSGTDQAGAIAALLAHLVSKEAERKSLGAEVLHLYREVNLIYSFSEKLAALLDLEAVARLTLQEARHLIVATDGIILLLDDQTGELSVLAGFGDVLPLVTGLRPGEGAIGSVAATGIGEIVDDLEQDPRPNDAVPGVRSLVCAPLTVGERVIGAIALASSQPTAYTAGELKLLTTLALQTATAIENARLFERTVQAARERERLLALHQEAELARAKLESEFNLAARIQADLFPSAMPPLAGYDLAARNRPARRCGGDYYDALAVRGRDGDARMLMCVADVSGKGLPASLVMSNMQATLRALLGRLPSLPDLAARASDLLFASTAPEKYVTAAFLELAPETGTAQFVSAGHVDNLLLRPNGDTMALTSTGMPLGLLGLGLPYDKVELALEPGDCLVLYSDGVPDAQNETDEEFGEERLRAVVRDAVAGGAEAVCTQVFDAIDAFAGGAPQFDDITLMVLRKL encoded by the coding sequence ATGTCCCGCGTTGCGCTCAGGCAGGTGATCGGCCGGCAACAGGAAGCCCGTGCGCTGGTCGAGACGCTGGCCGCGGCCCTCGGCACGCCGATCGCCATCGAGGACAGCGACGGACGTCTCCTGCAGGGCGAGGCGCCGAATGGCGGGGCGTCGCGCTTTCCCGTGTCCCTCGACGGCACGGGCCTCGGGTGGGTCTCGGGCACCGATCAGGCCGGGGCCATTGCGGCGCTGCTCGCGCACCTCGTGTCGAAGGAAGCCGAGCGCAAGTCGCTCGGCGCCGAGGTGCTGCACCTCTACCGCGAGGTCAATCTCATCTACAGTTTCTCCGAGAAGCTCGCCGCACTGCTCGACCTCGAGGCCGTCGCCCGACTCACCTTGCAGGAGGCCCGGCATCTGATCGTGGCCACCGATGGGATCATCCTGCTCCTCGACGACCAGACGGGCGAGTTGTCGGTTCTCGCGGGTTTTGGCGACGTGCTGCCACTCGTCACCGGCCTGCGCCCAGGCGAAGGGGCGATCGGCTCGGTCGCCGCGACCGGCATCGGCGAGATCGTCGACGATCTCGAGCAAGACCCGCGGCCAAACGACGCCGTGCCCGGGGTGCGGTCGCTCGTGTGCGCACCGCTCACGGTCGGCGAGCGGGTGATCGGCGCCATCGCACTCGCCTCCAGCCAGCCGACCGCCTACACGGCCGGCGAGCTCAAACTGCTCACGACGCTCGCGCTCCAGACAGCGACCGCGATCGAGAACGCCCGCCTCTTCGAGCGGACGGTGCAGGCGGCCCGCGAGCGCGAGCGACTGCTCGCGCTGCACCAGGAAGCGGAGCTTGCCCGCGCGAAGCTCGAGAGCGAGTTCAACCTCGCGGCCCGGATCCAGGCCGACCTGTTTCCGTCGGCGATGCCGCCGCTGGCCGGGTACGATCTCGCCGCCCGCAACAGACCGGCCCGCCGGTGCGGCGGCGACTACTACGACGCGCTGGCCGTGCGCGGCCGGGACGGGGACGCGCGCATGCTGATGTGCGTGGCCGACGTGTCGGGCAAGGGTCTGCCGGCCTCGCTCGTGATGAGCAACATGCAGGCCACGCTCCGCGCGCTGCTCGGGCGCCTGCCTTCGCTGCCCGACCTGGCCGCGCGCGCGAGCGACCTGCTGTTTGCCTCGACGGCGCCCGAGAAGTACGTGACCGCGGCGTTCCTCGAGCTCGCCCCCGAGACGGGCACGGCTCAGTTCGTCAGTGCCGGCCACGTCGACAACCTGCTGCTCAGGCCGAACGGGGACACCATGGCGCTGACCTCCACGGGCATGCCCCTGGGGCTTCTCGGACTCGGCCTCCCGTACGATAAGGTGGAACTCGCTCTGGAGCCGGGCGATTGCCTCGTGCTCTACTCGGACGGCGTCCCCGATGCGCAGAACGAGACGGACGAGGAGTTCGGCGAAGAGCGTCTGCGGGCGGTCGTCCGCGACGCCGTCGCCGGCGGGGCAGAGGCTGTGTGCACGCAGGTGTTCGACGCGATCGACGCCTTCGCCGGCGGCGCGCCGCAGTTCGACGACATCACCCTGATGGTGCTGCGGAAGTTGTGA
- a CDS encoding response regulator, with protein sequence MSKKILIVDDEAHLRMLIQQALEELEDEGVELMTATNGDEAVAAIESAKPELVFLDVMMPKQSGFDVCHHTKHTLGLAEVYVVLLTAKGQEFDRQRGREVGADLYMTKPFDPDALLDKAREVLKL encoded by the coding sequence GTGAGCAAGAAGATTCTGATCGTCGATGACGAAGCGCACCTCCGCATGCTGATCCAGCAGGCCCTCGAGGAACTCGAGGACGAGGGCGTCGAGTTGATGACCGCGACCAACGGCGACGAGGCCGTGGCCGCCATCGAGTCGGCGAAACCCGAACTGGTGTTCCTCGACGTCATGATGCCGAAGCAGAGCGGCTTCGACGTCTGCCACCACACAAAGCACACCCTCGGCCTCGCCGAGGTCTACGTCGTGCTGCTCACGGCGAAGGGGCAGGAGTTCGACCGGCAGCGCGGCCGCGAGGTCGGCGCTGACCTGTACATGACCAAACCCTTCGATCCCGACGCGCTGCTCGACAAGGCCAGAGAAGTGCTCAAACTGTGA